One window of Maridesulfovibrio ferrireducens genomic DNA carries:
- a CDS encoding electron transport complex protein RnfA — translation MQEYFLLFISAIFVNNIVLAQYLGNCPFIGTSKKISVAIGMGSAVVFVATMAASITWAVQQYLLNPFGLQYLQTLTFILVIAALVQFVEMFLKKVVPPLYKALGIFLPLITTNCAVMGIAIICQREEFTFIKTVAFSFASGLGFMLALIVLSAIREKIEVSRVPKALQGTPIALIMAGLMSLAFFAFKGMIA, via the coding sequence ATGCAAGAATATTTTCTCCTTTTCATATCAGCCATATTTGTAAACAATATTGTTCTGGCTCAATATCTTGGCAACTGCCCGTTTATCGGAACATCTAAAAAGATATCGGTTGCAATAGGTATGGGCAGCGCAGTTGTTTTTGTAGCAACAATGGCTGCTTCCATCACATGGGCAGTTCAGCAGTATCTGCTCAACCCGTTTGGTCTGCAATATCTGCAAACTCTGACTTTCATTCTGGTCATTGCCGCACTAGTACAGTTTGTTGAAATGTTTTTGAAAAAAGTAGTCCCGCCGCTGTATAAAGCTCTAGGAATATTTTTACCGCTGATCACAACAAACTGCGCGGTAATGGGTATTGCCATCATCTGTCAGCGCGAAGAATTTACATTTATAAAAACCGTTGCCTTCTCGTTCGCGTCAGGGCTGGGTTTCATGCTTGCGCTGATTGTTCTATCCGCAATCCGGGAAAAAATAGAAGTTTCCAGAGTTCCAAAGGCCCTGCAAGGAACTCCCATAGCCCTGATAATGGCAGGTCTCATGTCTTTGGCATTTTTTGCGTTCAAAGGGATGATAGCCTAA
- a CDS encoding FAD-dependent oxidoreductase, giving the protein MITSSILVLFGLGFVAAAILAMASKVLYVKEDPRIAQLEDALPGVNCGGCGYAGCGGAAHAVVEGKSGSNVCVIGGLETAQAVAAVMGLEVLEMEPELAFRDCTGGERAEELYHYEGAGDCRAQALLYKGSKTCPEGCLGLGTCVAVCPFDAIHMGPEGLPVVDPLACRSCRKCVDACPRNVLSIVSMSERLLHQEEINDCLAPCRQKCPGQINIPKYIEQAGKGDYAGAIHTLRERNPLLLVCGRVCPRPCEADCRRTHVDEPVGINMIKRFVADWEMKNNLRLEIPCAKETGHKVAVIGGGPAGLSCAFFLRRLGHSPTIFDSMPALGGQLRYGIPEYRLPKKDLDWEIQGILDLGIKVRTEMKFGIDFTTQSLEKEGFEAFFMGLGAWASGNLRIEGEEAPGVISGTELLTSVGLDKAPDIGNKVLVVGGGNTAIDTARTSIRLGCDVTILYRRTRNEMPANLEEIEGAEDEGVKFLFLTAPTKVITGEDGHATHLECVKMELGEPDESGRRRPIPIEGTETRYPADTIIAAIGQKPALSCFYSEGSDQCVLDFTRWRTINANPDTLQTSVPNVFTGGDLFTGPDLVISAVGAGRRAARSIHFLLTTGEIPVADNIMRKLIPYTLFKDVDGVKHKERSTMPYLCDGSHRTSTFSEVEGALSEEELKHEASRCLRCGLICYDRDIPLAEVVTARVGEKVE; this is encoded by the coding sequence ATGATCACATCATCAATACTTGTTCTTTTCGGATTAGGCTTTGTCGCTGCTGCAATTCTCGCTATGGCTTCAAAAGTTTTATACGTTAAAGAAGACCCCCGAATAGCTCAACTCGAAGATGCCCTTCCCGGCGTTAACTGCGGTGGTTGCGGCTATGCTGGTTGCGGTGGAGCAGCCCACGCTGTTGTCGAAGGCAAATCCGGATCCAATGTCTGCGTAATAGGCGGACTTGAAACAGCTCAGGCGGTCGCGGCCGTTATGGGACTTGAAGTGCTTGAAATGGAGCCGGAACTCGCCTTTAGAGACTGCACCGGAGGCGAGCGCGCCGAAGAACTGTATCATTACGAAGGAGCTGGAGATTGCCGCGCACAAGCTCTTCTTTATAAAGGAAGTAAAACATGCCCTGAAGGCTGCCTTGGACTGGGCACATGCGTAGCTGTCTGCCCTTTTGATGCAATTCACATGGGACCGGAAGGATTACCTGTCGTTGACCCGCTTGCATGCCGATCGTGCAGAAAATGTGTCGATGCCTGTCCTCGAAATGTTCTTTCCATAGTCTCAATGAGCGAAAGGCTCCTCCATCAGGAAGAAATTAACGACTGCCTCGCGCCCTGCCGTCAAAAATGCCCCGGACAAATTAATATTCCGAAATATATCGAACAGGCGGGAAAAGGTGATTACGCCGGAGCAATACACACTCTGCGTGAACGCAACCCGCTCCTTCTTGTATGTGGGCGAGTCTGCCCGCGCCCCTGCGAAGCTGACTGCCGCAGAACCCATGTTGATGAACCTGTCGGAATCAATATGATCAAAAGATTTGTTGCCGACTGGGAAATGAAAAACAACCTTCGACTTGAAATTCCATGCGCTAAAGAAACGGGGCATAAAGTTGCGGTTATCGGCGGCGGTCCAGCCGGACTTTCATGTGCTTTCTTTTTACGCAGACTGGGACACAGCCCGACTATTTTTGACTCCATGCCGGCTTTAGGCGGACAGCTCCGCTACGGCATCCCTGAATATAGACTTCCTAAAAAAGATTTAGACTGGGAGATTCAGGGTATTCTGGATTTAGGTATTAAAGTCCGTACAGAAATGAAATTCGGAATAGATTTCACAACACAGAGTCTCGAAAAAGAAGGATTTGAAGCCTTCTTCATGGGACTGGGAGCATGGGCGAGCGGTAACCTTAGAATTGAAGGTGAAGAAGCCCCGGGAGTCATTAGCGGAACAGAACTCCTAACCTCGGTCGGGCTTGATAAGGCTCCCGACATCGGGAATAAAGTTTTAGTTGTCGGTGGTGGTAACACTGCGATTGATACGGCACGAACCAGCATTAGACTGGGTTGTGACGTTACCATTCTGTACCGTCGTACGCGCAACGAAATGCCGGCCAATCTTGAAGAAATTGAAGGAGCCGAAGATGAAGGTGTTAAATTTTTATTTCTCACCGCTCCTACCAAAGTTATTACCGGAGAAGACGGTCACGCAACGCATCTTGAATGCGTAAAAATGGAGCTTGGAGAGCCTGATGAATCAGGTCGCCGCCGACCCATACCTATTGAAGGCACAGAAACCCGCTACCCTGCCGACACCATTATCGCGGCAATCGGTCAAAAACCGGCACTTTCCTGTTTTTACTCGGAAGGCTCGGATCAATGCGTTCTGGATTTCACACGCTGGAGAACAATAAACGCCAACCCGGATACTCTACAAACATCCGTCCCCAATGTTTTTACAGGGGGAGATCTGTTTACCGGACCGGACCTAGTTATTTCTGCGGTAGGAGCTGGACGCAGAGCTGCCCGGTCCATCCACTTTTTATTAACAACGGGCGAAATACCTGTGGCAGACAATATTATGCGGAAATTAATTCCTTACACGCTATTCAAAGACGTTGACGGAGTTAAACACAAGGAACGCTCAACTATGCCGTATCTTTGCGATGGCTCTCACCGGACATCAACATTCAGTGAAGTGGAAGGTGCTTTATCTGAAGAAGAACTTAAGCATGAAGCTTCCCGATGTCTGAGATGCGGTCTGATATGTTATGATAGAGATATTCCACTCGCTGAAGTCGTAACTGCGAGAGTAGGCGAAAAGGTAGAATAA
- a CDS encoding zinc ribbon domain-containing protein: MPIFEFKCKKCGKEFDELVMPGKDVKADCPECGNSDCEKLLSKGNVRPNGIPKGNGGYKLSPCHECQSKNK; encoded by the coding sequence ATGCCCATTTTCGAATTCAAATGTAAAAAATGTGGAAAAGAATTTGATGAGCTGGTCATGCCCGGCAAAGATGTAAAAGCTGATTGTCCGGAATGCGGCAACAGTGATTGCGAAAAACTGCTTTCCAAAGGGAATGTAAGGCCTAACGGCATTCCAAAAGGTAACGGCGGATATAAACTATCTCCCTGCCATGAGTGCCAATCTAAAAATAAATAA